One stretch of Lachnospiraceae bacterium oral taxon 096 DNA includes these proteins:
- a CDS encoding response regulator transcription factor, with protein sequence MRLLLCEDEEDILYALAKGLKKLNYYTDTATDGEEALHLYYENTYDLIVLDVNMPKLDGFEVLKLIREDNPNQRVLILSARSSLDDKVKGLNLGANDYLTKPFHFAELEARIRAILRTPYMQNSDVIRLTSFDIALYIQKKQVFKSNEMIPLTPKEYSIFEYLCCHKNTFVSSSELLEHNVDMNANDTSQVIKVHIASIRKKLGSDVIKTHRGMGYSVTD encoded by the coding sequence ATGCGATTATTGCTATGTGAAGACGAAGAAGATATTCTCTATGCACTTGCCAAGGGATTAAAAAAACTCAACTACTACACTGATACTGCTACGGATGGCGAAGAAGCCCTACATCTATACTACGAGAATACCTATGACCTCATTGTTCTCGATGTAAATATGCCAAAACTGGACGGATTTGAAGTGCTCAAATTGATTCGAGAGGACAATCCAAATCAACGAGTCCTCATTTTATCCGCAAGGAGTTCTCTCGATGATAAAGTGAAAGGACTCAACTTAGGTGCCAACGATTACCTCACAAAGCCATTTCACTTTGCAGAGCTTGAAGCAAGAATTCGTGCTATTTTGCGTACCCCCTATATGCAAAACAGCGATGTCATCCGACTAACATCTTTTGACATCGCCCTCTATATTCAAAAAAAACAAGTATTCAAATCAAATGAAATGATTCCTCTCACCCCAAAAGAATATAGTATCTTTGAATATCTATGTTGTCACAAAAATACCTTTGTCTCAAGTTCTGAATTACTCGAGCACAATGTAGATATGAATGCCAATGATACCTCTCAAGTCATTAAAGTCCATATCGCATCCATCAGGAAAAAATTGGGCTCTGATGTAATCAAAACACATCGTGGAATGGGGTATTCTGTCACTGATTGA
- a CDS encoding TlpA family protein disulfide reductase gives MKKNLLLLGVVFTLAAGVTACSGEKKAGQETTASAASTKADQSKADPSKTDAVDTQSESSEKFTEFKAKTVSGDELTNDVFKSSKLTVVNVWGSWCGPCVAEIPELQKFYESMKDQGVNVIGVAQDADTDLDAVKEVIEKNKVTYPNLIPEGKLKDFVMTLQAFPTTLLVDSEGNVVAKDLGGKDMAGFTKMVNDQLTKKLRP, from the coding sequence ATGAAGAAGAATTTATTATTATTAGGAGTTGTGTTTACTTTAGCTGCAGGAGTGACTGCTTGTTCAGGTGAAAAAAAGGCAGGTCAGGAGACAACAGCTAGTGCAGCGAGTACAAAGGCTGATCAATCAAAGGCTGATCCATCAAAGACGGATGCAGTAGATACACAGAGTGAAAGCAGTGAAAAATTTACAGAATTTAAGGCAAAGACCGTTAGTGGAGATGAGCTAACCAATGATGTGTTTAAAAGTAGTAAGCTTACTGTTGTCAATGTCTGGGGAAGTTGGTGTGGTCCTTGTGTGGCTGAAATTCCTGAGCTGCAAAAGTTCTATGAGAGTATGAAGGATCAGGGAGTCAATGTCATTGGTGTGGCACAGGATGCAGATACTGATCTTGATGCCGTAAAGGAAGTTATTGAAAAGAACAAAGTCACCTATCCAAATTTAATTCCAGAAGGAAAATTAAAGGATTTTGTGATGACACTTCAAGCTTTTCCAACAACACTGTTAGTTGATTCGGAGGGAAATGTTGTGGCTAAGGATTTGGGCGGAAAAGATATGGCTGGTTTTACGAAAATGGTAAATGACCAGTTGACAAAAAAGCTTCGACCATAA
- a CDS encoding HAMP domain-containing histidine kinase: protein MWNKLSIRIKITLLTGLVLCGISVLSFILTIENAATVFIVSDVNLPVGQDSAIKFDFAHAQQIFQLKSFYIMLFVSMAGTFFMWLVSGRVLSPLKKLSSAMKNLDIQKNDQEIQLVNTQDEVGDLQYAFHSMLKNIRESYDKQKRFSQNAAHELKTPVAAIKTNLEVLGLEEEPNLEDYKEFVAIVDRQIERMNLIVQELRLLSSGETLQLDEFFPYKVVAEILSEFDQRIREKKLQVRIYFENQDFCVLADKVLMKQAISNVIHNALRYSNEGELVEIVLKKDKLSVKNYGVAIVAEDLEKIFEPFYCVDKSRSKKLGGSGLGLAITREIIEEHGFSIIARSQENRHEKIFTEFVICFGGGKDERVDTKS, encoded by the coding sequence ATGTGGAATAAATTGTCCATTCGAATCAAGATTACTTTGTTGACAGGTCTTGTACTCTGTGGAATATCTGTGCTATCTTTTATTTTAACAATAGAAAATGCGGCCACGGTCTTTATTGTATCGGATGTCAATTTGCCAGTAGGACAAGATAGTGCCATTAAATTTGATTTTGCTCATGCACAGCAAATCTTTCAACTCAAAAGTTTTTATATTATGCTCTTTGTTTCAATGGCAGGAACTTTTTTTATGTGGTTGGTGAGTGGAAGAGTATTGAGTCCCTTGAAGAAATTGAGTAGTGCAATGAAGAATTTGGACATCCAAAAGAACGATCAAGAAATTCAATTAGTAAATACACAGGATGAGGTTGGAGATTTACAATATGCCTTTCATTCTATGCTCAAAAATATTCGAGAATCCTATGATAAGCAAAAGCGATTTTCACAAAATGCCGCACATGAATTAAAGACTCCAGTGGCAGCAATCAAAACCAACTTGGAGGTGCTCGGTCTTGAAGAAGAGCCAAATTTAGAGGACTACAAGGAATTTGTCGCCATAGTGGACAGGCAGATTGAGAGAATGAACTTGATTGTTCAGGAACTAAGATTACTAAGTAGTGGAGAAACTTTGCAATTAGATGAGTTTTTTCCGTATAAAGTAGTAGCAGAAATATTGAGTGAATTTGACCAGCGAATTCGAGAAAAGAAATTACAAGTTCGTATTTACTTTGAAAACCAAGATTTTTGTGTTCTTGCGGATAAGGTTTTGATGAAACAGGCAATTTCTAATGTGATTCACAATGCTTTGCGCTATTCCAATGAGGGGGAACTTGTGGAAATTGTGCTAAAGAAGGATAAATTGAGTGTAAAAAATTATGGCGTGGCCATTGTAGCGGAAGATCTGGAAAAAATTTTTGAACCATTTTATTGTGTGGATAAATCAAGATCAAAAAAGCTGGGAGGAAGTGGTCTTGGGCTTGCAATCACAAGGGAAATTATAGAAGAACATGGATTTTCAATTATTGCTCGAAGTCAAGAGAATAGGCACGAAAAAATATTTACAGAGTTTGTGATTTGCTTTGGTGGAGGCAAAGATGAGAGAGTTGATACAAAAAGTTGA
- a CDS encoding 4Fe-4S binding protein, whose amino-acid sequence MKYFENQSTKKQERKKNILQAVSTLITNANIKGFWTGKIFTGKIKTVCVPGLNCYSCPGAIGSCPIGSLQAVIGSKKFSMSYYVFGLIILIGALFGRLVCGLMCPFGFVQDLLYKIPTKKLKVPRKIDRGLRYAKYLILIVFVILLPMLLTNPFGLGAPYFCKLICPSGTLGGAIPLLIKNRELRSTIGVLFFWKLSILIVIVLLSIFTYRPFCKYICPLGALYSFFNKIGFYKMEFHNEKCVGCKLCERACKMDIDVRKTPNSLECIRCGACTSACSHEALTTSFAGFAGLQKKKSELDGRGVENVE is encoded by the coding sequence GTGAAGTATTTTGAAAATCAAAGTACGAAGAAGCAGGAAAGAAAAAAGAATATTTTACAGGCAGTGAGCACATTGATAACCAATGCCAATATCAAGGGTTTTTGGACAGGAAAGATTTTTACTGGCAAGATAAAGACTGTGTGTGTTCCAGGACTGAATTGCTATTCCTGTCCAGGAGCGATTGGATCTTGTCCCATTGGTTCACTTCAGGCAGTGATCGGAAGTAAGAAGTTTAGTATGTCCTACTATGTATTTGGACTGATTATCTTGATTGGTGCTTTGTTTGGAAGATTGGTATGTGGATTGATGTGCCCCTTTGGATTTGTTCAGGATTTATTGTATAAGATACCGACCAAAAAATTAAAGGTGCCAAGAAAGATAGATCGGGGGCTGAGATATGCAAAGTATCTGATATTGATTGTATTTGTGATCTTACTTCCCATGCTTTTGACCAATCCATTTGGTCTTGGAGCACCTTATTTTTGTAAACTTATTTGCCCATCAGGGACATTGGGGGGAGCCATCCCCTTGCTGATTAAAAATAGGGAATTGAGGAGCACAATAGGAGTATTGTTCTTTTGGAAGTTGAGTATATTGATTGTGATTGTCCTTCTTTCTATTTTTACTTATCGTCCATTTTGCAAGTATATTTGTCCGCTGGGAGCACTGTATTCTTTTTTTAATAAAATTGGATTTTATAAGATGGAATTTCACAATGAAAAATGTGTGGGATGCAAGCTCTGTGAAAGGGCTTGTAAGATGGATATTGATGTGAGAAAGACACCAAACTCGTTGGAGTGTATACGGTGTGGAGCATGTACATCGGCTTGTTCACACGAGGCATTGACCACTTCCTTTGCAGGATTTGCGGGACTTCAGAAAAAGAAAAGTGAATTAGATGGAAGAGGCGTGGAAAATGTGGAATAA
- a CDS encoding DUF697 domain-containing protein: MTKSKVNMSSDLKKECSKVIHTTATAAAAAGAIPIPMSDTIPITVAQIMMVIQLGKVFDVEISQSVAKSILGVNLARETGRKIVTSALKMFPGVGSAIGGAISASTAAALTETMGWIVADDFFRMSKGDKPQDLLNASKELKAAFEEVKQ, from the coding sequence ATGACAAAAAGTAAGGTAAATATGTCAAGTGATTTGAAAAAAGAATGTTCCAAGGTGATTCATACTACAGCTACAGCAGCAGCGGCGGCTGGAGCTATCCCTATTCCAATGTCAGATACAATACCAATAACAGTGGCACAGATTATGATGGTTATACAATTAGGGAAAGTATTTGATGTAGAGATTTCGCAGTCTGTTGCAAAATCTATATTAGGAGTTAATTTGGCGAGAGAGACAGGGCGTAAGATTGTTACTAGTGCATTAAAAATGTTTCCCGGTGTGGGATCTGCTATTGGGGGAGCTATAAGTGCTTCAACAGCTGCTGCATTGACAGAAACTATGGGATGGATAGTTGCTGATGACTTTTTTAGAATGTCTAAAGGAGACAAACCACAAGATTTATTAAATGCTTCAAAGGAATTGAAGGCAGCTTTTGAGGAAGTTAAACAGTAG